From a region of the Etheostoma cragini isolate CJK2018 chromosome 20, CSU_Ecrag_1.0, whole genome shotgun sequence genome:
- the nipal3 gene encoding NIPA-like protein 3 isoform X2: MDISGADGGSYTDNLIGTLLALFGNVLVSISLSIQKYSHVTLAGTKDVRVFYRTKTWWCGFVLTCLGEGANFVSYAFAPLVLVAPLNAVSVLTSSILGLIFLREKSKPKDFAKRYGLSFLGCILTIGGTYLFVAFGPNSHEKLKAENIVKHFVGWPVLLYLLLEIITFCLLLYFYKQRSANYLVIILMLVALLGSVTVITVKAVSGMLVLTVEGNMQLDYPIFSVMFVCMVASVLFQARFLSQACKLYDSSLIASVNYILSTGFAVVAGAVFYLEFKNEDVLHICMFLLGSALCFLGVFFITKSRKRTKTFEPYVTMDMVNGVPTIHDRGLVVQPDTNGAFSYGALVNNDGVAPATLPVNLEQPPLASRSSDASHGPPDLKRD, translated from the exons ATGGATATCAGTGGAGCCGACGGAGGCTCCTACACG GATAATCTCATTGGGACTTTACTTGCTCTTTTTGGAAATGTGCTCGTCAGCATCTCCTTAAGTATTCAG AAATACAGCCATGTGACGTTAGCAGGAACCAAGGACGTGCGTGTATTCTACCGCACTAAGACCTGGTGGTGTGGTTTTGTTCTGACATGTCTTGGGGAGGGAGCCAACTTTGTTTCCTATGCCTTTGCACCCCTCGTTCTCGTAGCACCTCTAAATGCCGTGTCTGTCCTTA CTAGCTCaattttgggtcttatttttCTGCGCGAGAAATCAAAGCCAAAGGACTTTGCCA AGCGCTATGGGCTGTCCTTCCTGGGCTGTATTTTAACCATAGGAGGGACGTACCTCTTTGTAGCATTTGGACCAAACTCTCATGAAAAACTCAAAGCAGAGAacattgtgaagcactttgtaggCTGGCCTGTTCTCTTGTATCTG CTCCTGGAGATCATCACATTCTGCCTGCTGTTATACTTCTACAAACAGCGCAGTGCTAACTACCTCGTTATTATTCTGATGCTGGTCGCGTTACTGG GCTCGGTCACAGTAATCACAGTGAAGGCGGTGTCAGGCATGTTGGTTCTTACCGTCGAGGGCAACATGCAGCTGGACTACCCGATCTTCAGCgtcatgtttgtgtgcatggtGGCTTCAGTGCTCTTCCAGGCCAG ATTTCTCTCCCAAGCTTGTAAGCTGTACGACTCCTCTCTGATTGCCAGTGTAAACTACATCCTCTCCACCGGCTTTGCCGTGGTAGCTG gCGCTGTGTTTTACTTGGAGTTTAAAAATGAAGATGTCCTTCACAtctgcatgtttttgttggG ATCTGCACTCTGTTTCCTTGGGGTCTTTTTCATCACCAAAAGCAGGAAGAGGACCAAGACCTTTGAGCCATATGTCACTATGGATATGGTTAATG GTGTCCCAACTATTCATGACAGGGGCCTGGTTGTTCAGCCTGACACCAACGGTGCTTTCTCCTATGGAGCTCTGGTCAACAACGATGGAGTGGCTCCTGCTACTCTACCAGTCAACCTCGAGCAACCACCACTCGCCTCCAGATCCAGCGATGCATCTCATGGCCCGCCTGACCTAAAGAGAGATTAA
- the nipal3 gene encoding NIPA-like protein 3 isoform X1, with protein sequence MDISGADGGSYTVRHNIWDNLIGTLLALFGNVLVSISLSIQKYSHVTLAGTKDVRVFYRTKTWWCGFVLTCLGEGANFVSYAFAPLVLVAPLNAVSVLTSSILGLIFLREKSKPKDFAKRYGLSFLGCILTIGGTYLFVAFGPNSHEKLKAENIVKHFVGWPVLLYLLLEIITFCLLLYFYKQRSANYLVIILMLVALLGSVTVITVKAVSGMLVLTVEGNMQLDYPIFSVMFVCMVASVLFQARFLSQACKLYDSSLIASVNYILSTGFAVVAGAVFYLEFKNEDVLHICMFLLGSALCFLGVFFITKSRKRTKTFEPYVTMDMVNGVPTIHDRGLVVQPDTNGAFSYGALVNNDGVAPATLPVNLEQPPLASRSSDASHGPPDLKRD encoded by the exons ATGGATATCAGTGGAGCCGACGGAGGCTCCTACACGGTGAGACACAACATATGG GATAATCTCATTGGGACTTTACTTGCTCTTTTTGGAAATGTGCTCGTCAGCATCTCCTTAAGTATTCAG AAATACAGCCATGTGACGTTAGCAGGAACCAAGGACGTGCGTGTATTCTACCGCACTAAGACCTGGTGGTGTGGTTTTGTTCTGACATGTCTTGGGGAGGGAGCCAACTTTGTTTCCTATGCCTTTGCACCCCTCGTTCTCGTAGCACCTCTAAATGCCGTGTCTGTCCTTA CTAGCTCaattttgggtcttatttttCTGCGCGAGAAATCAAAGCCAAAGGACTTTGCCA AGCGCTATGGGCTGTCCTTCCTGGGCTGTATTTTAACCATAGGAGGGACGTACCTCTTTGTAGCATTTGGACCAAACTCTCATGAAAAACTCAAAGCAGAGAacattgtgaagcactttgtaggCTGGCCTGTTCTCTTGTATCTG CTCCTGGAGATCATCACATTCTGCCTGCTGTTATACTTCTACAAACAGCGCAGTGCTAACTACCTCGTTATTATTCTGATGCTGGTCGCGTTACTGG GCTCGGTCACAGTAATCACAGTGAAGGCGGTGTCAGGCATGTTGGTTCTTACCGTCGAGGGCAACATGCAGCTGGACTACCCGATCTTCAGCgtcatgtttgtgtgcatggtGGCTTCAGTGCTCTTCCAGGCCAG ATTTCTCTCCCAAGCTTGTAAGCTGTACGACTCCTCTCTGATTGCCAGTGTAAACTACATCCTCTCCACCGGCTTTGCCGTGGTAGCTG gCGCTGTGTTTTACTTGGAGTTTAAAAATGAAGATGTCCTTCACAtctgcatgtttttgttggG ATCTGCACTCTGTTTCCTTGGGGTCTTTTTCATCACCAAAAGCAGGAAGAGGACCAAGACCTTTGAGCCATATGTCACTATGGATATGGTTAATG GTGTCCCAACTATTCATGACAGGGGCCTGGTTGTTCAGCCTGACACCAACGGTGCTTTCTCCTATGGAGCTCTGGTCAACAACGATGGAGTGGCTCCTGCTACTCTACCAGTCAACCTCGAGCAACCACCACTCGCCTCCAGATCCAGCGATGCATCTCATGGCCCGCCTGACCTAAAGAGAGATTAA